One Capsicum annuum cultivar UCD-10X-F1 unplaced genomic scaffold, UCD10Xv1.1 ctg83147, whole genome shotgun sequence genomic window, CTCGAATGTCTTCATCAACATATCCAGAAAGCTTGTAGTATATGCTAAAGCCTTTACAACCATTGTACATTCTATAACCAGCAAAATGATCGATCTTCTTCTCGGTAATGTTTGAGGCATTATGACTGGTGCTGTTACATTTGAGCAAGCCGTGAAGTGTAGGCGTGGTGAAAGAAATAGAAGGAGAGTCTTGAAAGGAGAAACTTCTGTTAAAAGCTTGGCAATTGTGTTGCCTCAACATGGCATGAAGATTTGGGTCGCGGAGCCAAATTGTAGAATTATTCGGCTTTGCTGTAGCATAGTACCAATCTCCTCCGGGAAGCAATTGGAATCTTGGATATGGTTTAGCATCACAATGAGAGATGGGTATTATTCCGCAGTCAGGTTGTGTGGAAAGAGAGAACGGAAAGCTCAGGTCAGTAAGATTTCCGCATGAAAAGGACACCGGACAAATCGAATCATTTCTGCCCTTTGCCTGAAGTAAGATCAGATGAAGCGACAAAACGAAGCTTACAAATGATGTGATAGCCATATATAATTC contains:
- the LOC124895596 gene encoding LEAF RUST 10 DISEASE-RESISTANCE LOCUS RECEPTOR-LIKE PROTEIN KINASE-like 1.1, with the translated sequence MAITSFVSFVLSLHLILLQAKGRNDSICPVSFSCGNLTDLSFPFSLSTQPDCGIIPISHCDAKPYPRFQLLPGGDWYYATAKPNNSTIWLRDPNLHAMLRQHNCQAFNRSFSFQDSPSISFTTPTLHGLLKCNSTSHNASNITEKKIDHFAGYRMYNGCKGFSIYYKLSGYVDEDIRAGNLPSNCSLIRLSIDSASYDVDVFKILSHVFLVEWDLSYDCYLCHQGGGQCQTDKTNKFHCTYPNTPNAQDAKATKSKFGLMLGTGASLFTVGLLVLLFCFREKI